A single region of the Anaerolineales bacterium genome encodes:
- a CDS encoding ATP-dependent Clp protease ATP-binding subunit, protein MDRFTQRARRVLSLAQEEAEQLQHSYIGTEHLLLGLLREDGGVAGRVLRDLGVDPNRAKDLVERLSRGGQRLTNSRLELHAGTKRVLELAVDEARRMGHHYIGTEHLLLGLVRQEDGIAIEVLKRLSVKPDDVRRQTRRALQENPAQPSRPSLPTPQATTSGNVPSSKSRNVKTPLVDQLANDLTALAEEGKLDPVIGREVEIERVIQILSRRTKNNPALIGEPGVGKTAIVEGLAQRIVARETPATLLDKRVLQLDVGSLVAGTMYRGQFEERLKRVIEELKSSDSILFIDEVHMLVGAGSAGSSVDAANILKPALARGELQCIGATTFDEYRKHIESDAALARRFQPIFVDEPSIEETIQILRGIREPYEAHHNLEITEEAIEAAARLSARYVPDRFLPDKAIDLIDEGSSRVRMYKSAEAIRVRRAEAELVRLTEQMEDGFDDMNEDQREELRARQAEIVAQLEMIKKNWNPDTGKPRLTEEDVAEVVSMWTGIPVTSISGDESERLLHMEDYLHSRIVGQHEAIEAIAKAVRRARAGLKDPRRPIGSFIFLGPTGVGKSELTKALAEFMFGSEEALVQLDMSEFMERHTVARLVGAPPGYVGYEDAGQLTEALRRRPYSIVVFDEIEKAHPEAFNMLLQIMEEGRLSDARGRKVDFRNAIIVMTSNVGADIIKRGQTLGFAVPKDEGAEQARDYEDMRKKVMEQLRRAFRPEFLNRVSATIVFRSLSKEEIMQIVDLELKKVYERIAEHALSLDVTTEAKVHLGEKGYDPEYGARPLRRVITNLVEDRLSDGILSGTFKLGSTVRIDVHEGELTFEQLALNNTETSEDMPLSPTISAGSMDLPAPGVN, encoded by the coding sequence ATGGATCGGTTTACTCAGCGCGCCCGTCGGGTTTTGAGCCTGGCGCAAGAGGAAGCCGAACAACTACAACACAGCTATATTGGGACGGAACACCTATTGCTCGGTCTGCTGCGCGAAGATGGCGGCGTGGCGGGGCGTGTCCTGCGCGATTTGGGCGTCGATCCGAACCGTGCCAAAGACTTGGTGGAACGCCTAAGCCGGGGCGGACAACGCCTCACCAATTCACGGTTGGAACTGCACGCCGGAACAAAGCGTGTTTTAGAATTAGCGGTTGATGAAGCCCGCCGGATGGGGCATCACTATATTGGGACAGAGCATTTGCTCTTGGGGTTGGTTCGCCAAGAAGATGGCATTGCCATTGAGGTCTTGAAGCGCCTGAGTGTGAAACCGGACGATGTGCGCCGCCAAACGCGCCGCGCTTTGCAAGAAAATCCGGCACAGCCAAGCCGCCCAAGCCTGCCCACGCCCCAAGCGACAACATCGGGGAATGTTCCCTCCTCAAAATCACGCAATGTTAAGACGCCGCTCGTCGATCAGTTGGCGAATGACCTCACCGCCCTTGCCGAAGAAGGCAAACTCGATCCGGTGATTGGGCGTGAGGTGGAAATTGAGCGCGTCATCCAGATTCTGAGCCGCCGCACGAAAAACAACCCAGCGCTCATTGGTGAACCGGGCGTGGGTAAGACGGCGATTGTCGAAGGGCTGGCGCAGCGCATTGTTGCCCGCGAAACGCCGGCGACACTGTTGGATAAGCGCGTGTTGCAATTGGATGTGGGCAGCCTCGTTGCGGGGACGATGTATCGGGGGCAGTTTGAAGAACGCCTGAAGCGCGTCATTGAAGAGCTGAAATCGTCCGACAGCATCCTGTTCATTGATGAAGTTCACATGTTGGTGGGTGCGGGGTCGGCGGGCAGCAGCGTCGATGCGGCGAACATCTTGAAACCCGCCCTGGCACGCGGTGAATTGCAATGCATCGGGGCGACGACCTTCGACGAATATCGCAAGCACATCGAGAGCGATGCCGCCTTAGCACGGCGGTTCCAGCCGATTTTTGTGGACGAACCAAGTATCGAAGAAACCATTCAAATCCTGCGCGGAATTCGTGAGCCTTACGAGGCGCACCATAACCTCGAAATCACCGAGGAAGCGATTGAGGCGGCGGCGCGGCTCTCCGCACGCTATGTCCCAGATCGGTTTCTGCCCGATAAGGCAATCGACCTGATCGATGAGGGCAGCAGCCGCGTGCGGATGTACAAGAGCGCCGAGGCAATTCGCGTTCGCCGCGCCGAGGCAGAACTCGTCCGTCTGACAGAGCAGATGGAGGACGGCTTTGACGATATGAACGAGGATCAGCGCGAGGAACTTCGCGCCCGTCAAGCCGAGATCGTCGCCCAACTGGAGATGATCAAGAAGAACTGGAATCCCGATACGGGCAAACCCCGCCTGACGGAAGAAGATGTAGCCGAAGTCGTCAGCATGTGGACGGGTATTCCTGTCACTAGTATCAGCGGCGATGAATCAGAGCGCTTGCTTCACATGGAAGATTACCTCCACAGCCGGATTGTGGGACAGCACGAGGCGATTGAGGCGATTGCGAAGGCAGTCCGCCGTGCGCGTGCCGGGTTGAAAGACCCCCGCCGTCCGATTGGGTCGTTCATCTTCCTTGGACCCACTGGCGTAGGAAAAAGCGAACTGACGAAGGCGCTGGCGGAATTCATGTTCGGCAGCGAAGAAGCCCTCGTTCAGCTTGATATGAGCGAGTTTATGGAGCGGCACACGGTTGCCCGCTTGGTTGGGGCGCCGCCCGGCTATGTGGGCTACGAGGACGCCGGACAGCTTACCGAGGCGCTCCGCCGCCGCCCCTATTCGATTGTCGTCTTTGACGAAATTGAAAAGGCGCATCCCGAAGCCTTCAACATGCTCCTCCAGATTATGGAGGAAGGGCGGCTCTCCGATGCACGCGGGCGGAAGGTTGATTTCCGCAACGCGATCATCGTCATGACGAGCAATGTTGGGGCAGACATCATCAAACGTGGGCAGACACTTGGCTTCGCCGTTCCCAAAGACGAAGGGGCTGAACAAGCGCGGGATTATGAGGATATGCGGAAGAAGGTGATGGAGCAGCTGCGCCGTGCCTTCCGTCCCGAATTCCTAAACCGCGTCAGCGCGACGATTGTCTTCCGTTCGCTGAGCAAAGAAGAAATCATGCAGATCGTTGACCTTGAACTGAAAAAGGTCTACGAACGGATTGCCGAACACGCGCTCAGTTTGGATGTGACCACAGAGGCGAAAGTCCACCTCGGTGAAAAGGGCTACGATCCCGAATATGGGGCGCGCCCGCTGCGCAGGGTGATCACGAACCTTGTCGAAGACCGCCTCTCCGATGGAATCTTGTCGGGGACGTTCAAGTTGGGCAGCACGGTGCGCATTGATGTTCATGAGGGGGAGCTTACCTTTGAGCAGCTTGCGCTGAACAACACTGAGACCAGCGAGGATATGCCTTTGAGTCCGACGATCTCGGCAGGGAGCATGGATTTGCCCGCACCGGGCGTCAACTAA
- a CDS encoding YgeY family selenium metabolism-linked hydrolase: MSDHQTLVNTIKAKVAAQRETLIQFLRDLCAIPSPDSQIRAVGERAAQEMRSLGFDEVRFDRMGNIVGRIGSGAKTLLYDSHLDTVGIGDPSAWAWDPFTGKIEDGVFYARGACDEKGSTPGMIYGLALARDLGLLEGFTAYYFGNMEEWCDGIAPHAFVEVEGIRPDFVVIGEPTRMQIYRGQKGRIEMKITAKGRSAHAASNHLGDNAIYKLLPIIERISQMEPELGDDPFLGHAKITVTDMTVKTPSINAVPDEATIFIDRRMTFGETPEGALEQLRQIVGDRPDLKLDLLLYDEPSYTGFVFPLDKIFPSWALPADHPFVQAGQQTLTLLTGTAPESGKWNFSTNGIYWMGKAGIPSIGFGPGDEVHAHTTMDQVKLDDVVDATAFYALLPALLKG, encoded by the coding sequence ATGTCTGACCACCAGACGCTTGTAAATACAATTAAGGCAAAGGTTGCTGCCCAGCGCGAGACCTTAATCCAGTTCCTCCGCGATCTGTGCGCTATTCCTAGCCCAGATAGCCAGATTCGGGCGGTGGGCGAACGCGCCGCCCAAGAGATGCGCTCCCTCGGTTTTGATGAGGTGCGCTTTGACCGTATGGGAAATATCGTGGGGCGCATTGGCAGCGGGGCAAAAACGCTGCTCTATGACAGCCACCTTGATACCGTCGGCATTGGCGATCCCTCGGCGTGGGCATGGGACCCCTTCACCGGAAAAATTGAAGATGGTGTGTTTTATGCGCGGGGGGCGTGCGACGAAAAAGGCAGCACACCGGGGATGATCTATGGTTTGGCTCTCGCCCGCGATCTCGGCTTGTTGGAGGGCTTCACCGCCTACTATTTCGGCAACATGGAAGAATGGTGCGATGGAATCGCCCCCCATGCCTTTGTGGAAGTCGAAGGGATTCGCCCCGATTTCGTCGTCATTGGCGAGCCAACGCGGATGCAGATTTATCGTGGGCAAAAGGGGCGCATCGAGATGAAGATCACGGCGAAGGGGCGCAGCGCCCACGCTGCCAGCAACCACCTCGGTGATAATGCCATTTACAAGCTGCTCCCCATCATCGAGCGGATCAGCCAGATGGAGCCCGAATTGGGCGACGATCCCTTCCTCGGTCACGCCAAGATCACCGTCACCGATATGACCGTCAAAACGCCGTCCATCAATGCCGTCCCCGACGAGGCGACGATCTTCATTGACCGCCGCATGACCTTTGGCGAGACCCCGGAGGGCGCGTTGGAGCAGCTTCGGCAGATCGTTGGGGATCGTCCCGACCTCAAACTTGATTTGCTGCTCTACGACGAGCCGAGTTATACGGGGTTTGTTTTCCCCCTGGATAAAATTTTCCCCAGTTGGGCGCTTCCGGCGGATCATCCCTTTGTCCAAGCCGGACAGCAAACCCTCACCTTGCTGACGGGGACGGCACCCGAATCGGGGAAATGGAATTTTTCCACGAATGGCATTTACTGGATGGGCAAAGCGGGTATTCCAAGCATCGGCTTTGGTCCCGGTGATGAAGTTCATGCCCACACCACAATGGATCAGGTCAAGCTGGATGATGTTGTCGATGCGACGGCGTTTTACGCGCTGCTCCCCGCCTTGTTGAAGGGATGA
- a CDS encoding arsenate reductase ArsC: protein METVLILCTGNAARSQMAEGFLWALAGDRFVVHSAGSKPSIVNSLAIQVMAERGIDLSQHRSKHWEEFRSQPIKYVITVCDAAAESCPLFPGKTQRLHWSFPDPAAVQGADEVRLHAFRTVRDAHSRSPARMAGEPVDSAH, encoded by the coding sequence ATGGAAACGGTCTTGATTCTCTGCACGGGCAATGCCGCCCGTTCCCAAATGGCGGAGGGCTTTCTATGGGCGCTGGCGGGAGATCGCTTCGTCGTCCACAGCGCCGGATCAAAGCCCTCTATCGTCAACTCGTTGGCGATTCAGGTCATGGCGGAACGGGGGATTGATCTAAGCCAACACCGATCCAAGCATTGGGAGGAATTCCGCAGCCAACCGATTAAGTATGTGATAACCGTTTGCGATGCGGCGGCGGAAAGTTGCCCACTTTTCCCCGGTAAGACACAGCGCCTCCACTGGAGTTTTCCTGACCCCGCCGCCGTACAAGGGGCGGATGAGGTGCGTTTGCACGCTTTTCGCACCGTCCGCGATGCCCATTCAAGATCGCCTGCAAGAATGGCTGGCGAACCAGTTGATTCTGCACACTAG
- the polA gene encoding DNA polymerase I, with amino-acid sequence MSRPRLTLIDGHALAYRQFFGVQNARMMTSSGEPTGATYGFARTLLDLLSAEPPTEYLAVVFDQGMSGRENEFPDYKSTRAKMDDSLILQMERIRELVKAFNIPIIESAGYEADDVIGTLASQADDLDVDIYIITGDRDLLQLVRPHVTVELPPSKTGEDVQLFRTADDVVMKLGVRPDQIPDYKGLVGDSSDNIPGVKGVGEGTTVPLLNQYETLEGVYANLAVIKPAVRAKLEGGRESAFLSRKLATILRDLPLVFDLAQCAAHDFDPLTVDALFESLEFNSLRKRLAALKRFDASLVTPSPEGARPAAEVMRTIIVDDEESLVQLAAALNSALVIAFDTETTGKESARVALVGMSFAVEETTGYYVPIAHLAPDAGTLLEGSIPRQLPLQRVIDALQPALANPAIPKVAHNAAYDVLILKRAGIEIVPLSDDTMIAAWLIRQDEGESKGLKRLVLARLNVRMTDYEEVAGKGKNAKTLDHVAVETVAPYAAADAVMTLRLRESILTDLETAHLTPLYRQIEMPLVPIIAALNLTGALLDTVYLKDLSKEFERRLDVIKHQIYESVGGSEFNIASPKQLNDVFFKQLGLSKAGLKTSSHGVSVDADALETLAEQHAAPRLILEWRGLEKLKNTYVDALPKQVDPEGRVHTTYNQTGAVTGRISSDSPNLQNIPIRTEEGRRVRRAFIAPPGFALVGVDYSQIELRILAHFSQDKTLLAAFRDDLDIHKATAALVYGVPLEQVTKDQRYFAKRVNFGLIYGMSAFRLAREGTMSRGEAQDFVNRYFERLPGVRDYLEHSKRLAREQGYLETLFGRRRDFSMLQELHGKRGNFNEVGRLEREAINMPIQGTAADIIKVAMIHLWGRLGEVPGVRMILQVHDELVFEVPEHAVTPAVALIREVMEGACRLDAPLRADANVGVNWAEMQPVE; translated from the coding sequence ATGTCCCGACCCCGCCTCACCCTGATCGATGGTCATGCCCTTGCCTATCGCCAGTTCTTCGGCGTCCAAAACGCCCGTATGATGACCAGCAGCGGCGAACCCACTGGGGCAACCTATGGCTTTGCCCGCACCCTTCTAGACCTTCTGAGCGCCGAACCGCCAACGGAGTACCTCGCCGTCGTCTTTGATCAGGGCATGAGCGGGCGCGAGAACGAGTTTCCCGACTACAAAAGCACCCGCGCCAAAATGGACGACTCGCTGATCCTTCAAATGGAGCGCATCCGCGAGTTGGTGAAGGCGTTTAACATCCCCATTATCGAAAGCGCCGGGTACGAGGCGGATGATGTGATCGGCACGCTGGCAAGCCAAGCTGATGACCTTGATGTCGATATCTACATCATCACCGGAGATCGGGATTTGCTCCAACTTGTTCGTCCCCATGTGACGGTGGAACTACCCCCCTCAAAAACAGGCGAGGATGTCCAACTGTTTAGGACTGCCGACGATGTGGTCATGAAACTTGGCGTCCGCCCCGATCAAATCCCAGACTACAAAGGTTTGGTGGGCGATAGCAGCGATAACATCCCCGGTGTGAAGGGCGTTGGCGAGGGGACGACTGTGCCTTTGCTCAACCAGTATGAAACACTGGAAGGGGTGTATGCCAACCTCGCCGTGATCAAGCCCGCCGTCCGTGCAAAATTAGAGGGTGGACGGGAGAGCGCCTTCCTAAGCCGCAAATTAGCGACGATCCTGCGCGATCTCCCCCTTGTGTTCGATCTTGCCCAATGTGCCGCCCACGATTTTGATCCCCTCACCGTAGACGCGCTCTTTGAATCCTTGGAGTTCAATTCCCTGCGCAAGCGCTTGGCAGCCCTGAAACGGTTTGATGCCTCTCTCGTTACGCCCTCGCCGGAGGGCGCTCGTCCGGCGGCAGAGGTCATGCGGACGATCATTGTCGATGACGAGGAGTCGCTCGTTCAGTTGGCGGCGGCGCTCAACAGCGCCTTGGTGATCGCCTTTGATACGGAGACAACGGGGAAGGAATCGGCGCGGGTGGCGCTGGTGGGCATGTCCTTCGCTGTTGAGGAAACGACGGGCTACTATGTTCCCATTGCGCACCTTGCCCCCGATGCGGGAACGCTTTTGGAAGGGTCAATCCCCCGCCAACTCCCCCTTCAGCGGGTGATTGATGCCCTCCAACCGGCGTTGGCAAATCCGGCAATTCCCAAAGTGGCACACAACGCCGCCTACGATGTTCTGATTCTCAAACGCGCTGGTATAGAGATCGTCCCCCTCAGCGATGACACGATGATCGCCGCGTGGCTTATCCGCCAGGATGAAGGCGAGAGCAAAGGGCTAAAACGCCTCGTCCTTGCCCGCCTCAACGTCCGCATGACAGACTATGAGGAGGTTGCCGGAAAGGGGAAAAACGCGAAAACACTCGATCATGTCGCGGTGGAAACCGTTGCCCCTTATGCCGCTGCCGATGCCGTGATGACCCTCCGCCTGCGCGAATCGATCCTCACCGATCTGGAGACGGCGCACCTCACCCCCCTCTACCGCCAGATCGAGATGCCCCTCGTCCCCATCATCGCCGCGCTGAATCTGACCGGCGCCCTCTTGGATACGGTGTACCTCAAAGACCTGAGCAAGGAATTTGAGCGGCGATTGGATGTTATCAAGCACCAAATCTATGAAAGCGTTGGCGGCAGCGAATTCAACATCGCCAGCCCCAAGCAGTTGAACGATGTCTTTTTCAAGCAGTTGGGGCTTTCTAAAGCGGGGTTGAAAACGTCCTCGCATGGTGTTTCTGTGGATGCCGATGCGTTGGAAACCCTTGCCGAACAACACGCCGCCCCCCGCCTCATCCTTGAATGGCGCGGGCTGGAAAAACTGAAGAACACCTATGTCGATGCCCTCCCTAAACAGGTTGATCCTGAGGGGCGCGTCCACACCACCTACAATCAGACCGGCGCCGTCACCGGACGGATCAGCAGCGACTCTCCCAATTTGCAGAACATCCCCATCCGCACCGAAGAAGGGCGGCGCGTTCGGCGGGCATTCATTGCCCCACCCGGATTCGCCCTCGTCGGGGTCGATTACAGCCAGATCGAACTGCGCATCTTGGCGCACTTCAGTCAAGATAAAACCCTCTTAGCCGCCTTCCGCGATGATCTTGACATTCACAAAGCGACAGCGGCACTCGTCTATGGCGTCCCCCTTGAACAGGTCACCAAAGATCAGCGCTATTTCGCTAAGCGGGTCAATTTTGGCTTGATCTACGGAATGTCTGCCTTCCGTCTGGCGCGGGAAGGGACGATGAGTCGTGGCGAGGCGCAGGACTTTGTGAATCGCTATTTTGAGCGCTTGCCCGGTGTGCGAGATTACCTTGAACACAGCAAGAGATTGGCGCGGGAACAAGGCTACCTTGAAACGCTTTTCGGGCGTCGGCGGGATTTTTCGATGCTCCAAGAACTTCATGGCAAGCGCGGCAATTTCAACGAGGTCGGACGCCTTGAGCGGGAGGCGATCAACATGCCGATTCAGGGGACGGCGGCGGACATCATCAAGGTGGCGATGATTCACCTTTGGGGGCGGCTTGGTGAAGTCCCCGGGGTGCGGATGATTTTACAGGTTCACGATGAGTTGGTTTTTGAAGTGCCAGAACACGCTGTGACGCCCGCCGTCGCTCTGATTCGCGAGGTGATGGAGGGCGCGTGCCGGCTCGATGCGCCGCTGCGTGCCGATGCGAACGTAGGGGTGAACTGGGCAGAGATGCAGCCCGTTGAGTAG
- a CDS encoding YtxH domain-containing protein, translating to MRRLLLFGVGLAVGAAVGVAAATLLTPASGGDLKQRVDDHIGDALKTARLAAEERRKALEAQLAAMTNPALRKQTTR from the coding sequence ATGCGGCGACTGTTACTTTTTGGTGTGGGCTTGGCGGTGGGAGCGGCGGTTGGCGTAGCAGCAGCAACCCTTCTTACTCCGGCTTCCGGCGGCGACCTGAAACAACGGGTTGATGATCACATCGGAGATGCGTTGAAAACAGCGCGTCTTGCCGCAGAGGAACGACGGAAGGCATTGGAGGCGCAGTTAGCAGCCATGACAAACCCCGCGCTGCGTAAGCAGACAACCCGCTAA
- a CDS encoding N-acetylmuramoyl-L-alanine amidase encodes MKPPFPKPPPRPFNRPLTRREALGWIAMLGALGTSSLCGVGGMIAFLAQRRQQEANEQIAQATQTAISLPTPEPTIPAPTIIPRAAWGARQPNHSAAEEFGFAPTSPLGWLEYTGDLAQIYTTIAIHHSYPVRAATGTMAELQNMHMDYNQWADIGYHFGVAGDGTIYEGRSIRVRGASVSGHNTGVIGVVAIGDFENEAPALQQLIALQDFVGYLKTIYRLTHLTGHYEFNPDTACPGRYMRPHLDTIAYNTGLLRGTGGYIPPTPTPFPTKTSWRCC; translated from the coding sequence ATGAAACCGCCTTTCCCAAAGCCGCCGCCTCGCCCGTTCAACCGCCCCTTGACGCGGCGGGAGGCACTTGGGTGGATTGCCATGCTTGGGGCGTTGGGAACGTCATCCCTGTGTGGGGTGGGGGGGATGATCGCCTTTCTTGCCCAACGCCGCCAGCAAGAAGCGAACGAGCAAATTGCCCAAGCGACGCAAACAGCAATCAGCCTGCCTACCCCAGAGCCGACCATTCCCGCCCCAACGATCATTCCTCGTGCCGCGTGGGGGGCGCGGCAGCCAAACCACAGCGCCGCCGAGGAATTCGGTTTTGCTCCCACCAGCCCTCTTGGGTGGCTGGAATACACGGGCGACCTTGCCCAGATTTACACAACAATCGCCATTCATCACAGCTACCCCGTCCGCGCCGCAACGGGAACCATGGCGGAACTCCAAAACATGCACATGGATTACAACCAGTGGGCAGATATTGGCTACCATTTTGGGGTGGCGGGGGATGGGACAATCTACGAAGGGCGTTCGATTCGGGTGCGGGGGGCGAGCGTCAGCGGGCATAACACGGGGGTGATTGGTGTCGTTGCCATTGGGGATTTTGAAAACGAAGCGCCTGCCCTTCAGCAGTTGATTGCCCTCCAAGACTTTGTGGGCTACCTGAAAACGATCTATCGCCTGACGCACCTGACGGGACATTACGAATTCAACCCGGATACCGCCTGTCCGGGGCGGTATATGCGCCCGCACCTTGACACCATTGCCTATAACACGGGTTTACTACGCGGCACAGGCGGCTATATCCCCCCGACGCCAACGCCCTTTCCTACAAAAACATCGTGGCGCTGTTGCTAG